From Xanthomonas sp. 10-10:
GCATTGCGCGAGGCGATCGCCGCCGACCCGGACAAGGACGAGCTCAAGCTGGACCTGGCGCTGGCGCTGCTCAAGACCGGCGACACCGCCGAGGCCGAACAGCTGATCGACGCCCTGCCCGCCAACCTGGCCACCGATGACCGCGCGGTGCGTGCCAAGGCCCGCCTGAGTTTTGCCAATGTGCTCAAGGACGCCCCGGACGCGGGCGCACTGCAGGCCAGCGTGGACGCCAACGGCGCCGACCTGCGCGCCCGTCACCTGTTGGGCGTGCGCCATCTGCTCGACGGCAACGACGAAGCGGCGCTGGAGCAGTTCCTGGAAATGCTGCGCCAGGATCGCGCCTTCGAGGAGAACCTGCCGCGCCGCAGCCTGATCGATGCCTTCCGCGTGATCGAAGACGAAGACCTGGTCGGCCGCTACCGCCGCAAGATGTCGGCGCTGGTGTTCTGATAGCCGGTGGCGCTGCGGCGCCACATGGACACGTAGCAGCGGACCTGGATGCGACAAGGCACTGTTTCCGCGTAGGAGCGGACCCGGCCGCGACGAGGCATCCCCTGGTCGCGACAAGGCCCCCCGAGTATCGGTAACGCACCGTCGCGGCCAGGTCCGCTCCTACGAGGGCTGCCCCGCCGCGGCGGGCCCTAGCGCGGGTGCACCAAGCGGCGAGACACACTGCGCGAGCGGCGATGACGCGCCGCCTGGCCCGACTCGCAGCGCGGACACGACCGCCCCGATGTCGACCTGCGGCACCGTCACCATACGCATGCGAATGTTATGCTGTGAGCTCGACCCGCCATGGAACCAAGGCCCGCATGCGCGCTTCACTGTTCAAGCTCGGCATCAACCTGTGGCCGCCCTACCTGTTCTCGGGGATCCACGTCACCGTGTTGTCGGCCGACTATCGCTTCGCGCGGGTGGAACTGCGGCAGCGCCCGTGGAATCGCAACTACGTCGGCACCCATTTCGGCGGCAGCCTGTTTGCGATGACTGATCCGTTCTGGATGCTGCTGGTCATGCAGAACCTGGGGCGCGACTACTACGTCTGGGACAAGGCCGGCAGCATCGAGTTCGTCAAACCCGGGCGTGGCACGGTGAGCGCGGACTTTGTGATCGACAACGACGTGCTCGCCGACCTGCGCCAAGCCACCGCAGGCGGAGAGAAGCATCTGCGCTGGTTCGAAAATGCGGTACACAACCGCGATGGCGAGGTCGTTGCGCGCGTGCGCAAGCAGCTCTACGTCAAGCGCAAACCGGCGCGGTAATCGCAACCCTGTCGACCTGACTGCAAGACAGACGCTCGCCAGGTCGCTCGCTCGTCACGTGTCCGCTCGATGTCGGTGTCATGGCTGCACTGCGGGCGGCGCAACCGCATGCAGTCACCGCCGACATGACGCCCGCGTAGTACGGCGACGTCGCGATGTGCGAATCGCCGCTTTGCGTCCTTGCGCGCCTTGGTCAAGAATCAGGCACCTCTCCTCGCTGGTTGCCTTCATGCTGCTGCGCACTGTTGTTTCTGCCTGCCTGCTCGCTCTGGTCTTGCCCGCTACCGCCCACGCGGCCTATCGCAGTCCGCAACAGATCCTGGACAGCTCGCCGGCCGACGCGTGGCGCGTGCTAGACCCCGATCGCACGCTGTACCTGGAGCTGGATGGCGGGCGGGTCATCATCGAGCTGGCGCCGCAGTTTGCGCCCGAGCACGTGGGCAACATCCGCACGCTGGCCCACGAGCGCTTCTGGGACGGGCTGAGCATCTACCGCTCGCAGGACAATTTCGTGGTGCAGTTCGGCGACCCCGACGGCGAGACGCCCGGCAAGGCAAGATCCCTGGGCTCGGCCAAGACGCATCTGCCGGCCGAATTCGAACGCCCGGCGCAGGGCCTGGATTTCCAGCGCCTGCCCGATAGCGATGGCTGGGCGCCGCAGGTCGGTTTTGTCGAGGGCTTCCCGGCAGGCCGCGACAGCGCCAGCGGCAAAGCCTGGCTGGCGCATTGCTACGGCACGCTGGGCGCAGGCCGCAACAACGACGAAGACAGCAGCATCGGCGCCGAGCTGTATGTGGTCACCGGGCAGTCGCCGCGGCAGCTGGATCGCAACATCACCGTGGTCGGACGCGTGGTCAAGGGCATGGAATTGCTCAGCGTGATCCCGCGCGGCCCCGACCCGATGGGCTTCTACGAAGACCCCGCGCAGCGCTCGCCGATCCGTGCGATCCGCCTGGCCAGCGAGGTGCCGGTGCCCGAGCGCACGCCACTGCAACTGCTGCGCACCGACAGCCAGACCTTCCGCGACGTGGCCGAAGCACGCCGCAATCGCAGGGACGATTTCTACAAGCGCCCGGCCGGGCATATCGATCTGTGCAATGTGCCGTTGCCGGTGCGGGCGCCGCCTGCTGGTTGATTCGGGATTCGGGATTCGGGAATCGGGAATCGGGAATCGGGAATCGCAAGAGCGAGGCGCGCGTGCTCAGCGCGCGCGCTGGCTGAAGGCGACGCTGCCCAGGATCAGCACCGCGGCCAGCAACATGGTCCAGGTCAGCGGTTCGCCCAGCAGCGACCACGCCAGCAGCGCACCGAACACCGGCACCAGGTAGGTCACGGTGGATGCACGCGCCGGGCCGATGCGTTGGA
This genomic window contains:
- the trxA gene encoding thioredoxin, whose amino-acid sequence is MSDKPHVFDATTDTFETEVLQKSLTTPVLVDFWATWCGPCKSLTPILEKLAGEYNGAFELGKVDVDKEQQIAAAFQIRSVPTVFLVKGGEIVDGFPGAMPEGQVREFLTQHGVLPAEPQAPEALQPEAPLDPQAQAAALREAIAADPDKDELKLDLALALLKTGDTAEAEQLIDALPANLATDDRAVRAKARLSFANVLKDAPDAGALQASVDANGADLRARHLLGVRHLLDGNDEAALEQFLEMLRQDRAFEENLPRRSLIDAFRVIEDEDLVGRYRRKMSALVF
- a CDS encoding DUF4442 domain-containing protein, whose product is MRASLFKLGINLWPPYLFSGIHVTVLSADYRFARVELRQRPWNRNYVGTHFGGSLFAMTDPFWMLLVMQNLGRDYYVWDKAGSIEFVKPGRGTVSADFVIDNDVLADLRQATAGGEKHLRWFENAVHNRDGEVVARVRKQLYVKRKPAR
- a CDS encoding peptidylprolyl isomerase, with the translated sequence MAALRPCAPWSRIRHLSSLVAFMLLRTVVSACLLALVLPATAHAAYRSPQQILDSSPADAWRVLDPDRTLYLELDGGRVIIELAPQFAPEHVGNIRTLAHERFWDGLSIYRSQDNFVVQFGDPDGETPGKARSLGSAKTHLPAEFERPAQGLDFQRLPDSDGWAPQVGFVEGFPAGRDSASGKAWLAHCYGTLGAGRNNDEDSSIGAELYVVTGQSPRQLDRNITVVGRVVKGMELLSVIPRGPDPMGFYEDPAQRSPIRAIRLASEVPVPERTPLQLLRTDSQTFRDVAEARRNRRDDFYKRPAGHIDLCNVPLPVRAPPAG